A DNA window from Onychostoma macrolepis isolate SWU-2019 chromosome 13, ASM1243209v1, whole genome shotgun sequence contains the following coding sequences:
- the wu:fj16a03 gene encoding uncharacterized protein wu:fj16a03 gives MKAWFVLFLLLPLCMADHYIECYGEDFLMVRNMVLQCRSKVPQACYTRATGEKGCVSEVFCQRKGWKCCHESRCNA, from the exons ATGAAGGCCTGGTTCGTTCTGTTCCTGCTCCTGCCTCTTTGTATGG cGGATCATTACATTGAGTGCTATGGTGAAGACTTTCTGATGGTGAGGAACATGGTTCTGCAGTGCAGGAGTAAAGTTCCTCAGGCCTGCTACACCAGAG CAACTGGAGAGAAAGGCTGTGTCAGCGAGGTATTCTGTCAAAGGAAAGGCTGGAAATGTTGTCATGAAAGCCGGTGCAACGCTTGA